Proteins encoded within one genomic window of Couchioplanes caeruleus:
- a CDS encoding AMIN-like domain-containing (lipo)protein yields the protein MRRLRFVTVLIALLALTVAGSAGATASRPAHRPAAAAAPYCGITWGSLPKAGGVHSVASLLRVTTSRQECYDRTVFEFTGPANGYRVEYVDAVLTGGEGFDVTPYTAGAEHLEVVLLAPVYTTDGVITYNRKLGDHAVNVVRYSTLRDILYAGSYEGYTTFDQGVRARLPFRVTTSTGSDGKGRITVDVAHRWE from the coding sequence ATGCGGCGTCTTCGATTCGTCACCGTCCTCATCGCTCTGCTGGCCCTGACCGTGGCCGGCTCGGCGGGCGCCACCGCGTCCCGCCCGGCGCACCGGCCCGCCGCGGCCGCCGCGCCCTACTGCGGCATCACCTGGGGGAGCCTGCCCAAGGCGGGCGGCGTCCACAGCGTGGCCTCTCTGCTGCGCGTCACGACGAGCAGGCAGGAGTGCTACGACCGCACCGTCTTCGAGTTCACCGGTCCGGCGAACGGCTACCGCGTCGAGTATGTCGACGCGGTGCTCACCGGTGGAGAGGGGTTCGACGTCACGCCGTACACGGCCGGCGCGGAGCACCTCGAGGTCGTGCTGCTCGCGCCGGTCTACACGACCGACGGCGTGATCACCTACAACCGCAAGCTGGGCGACCACGCCGTCAACGTGGTGCGCTACAGCACGCTGCGCGACATCCTGTACGCCGGCAGCTACGAGGGCTACACCACCTTCGACCAGGGTGTCCGGGCCCGGCTGCCGTTCCGGGTGACCACGTCGACCGGCTCGGACGGCAAGGGCCGGATAACCGTGGATGTGGCGCACCGGTGGGAGTAG
- a CDS encoding nitroreductase/quinone reductase family protein gives MPNDFNTPIIEEFRANNGRVGGWFEGARLLLLTTTGARSGRPHTAPVGYLPDGGDRVLVIASAAGSPRHPDWYLNLLANPVVTVEDGVFTYEATATVLTGEERDRLFARAVEDDPGWAEYQAKTTRVLPVVALTEIPGPPRTSATSAGGALTLIHDAFRRELRLIREEVAKSGPVLGAQLRVNCLTVCKGLHNHHTMEDTAMFAGVGRQRPDLAPVLDRLRVEHEQIAALLAELQAVLGDAALGQAELQARVDDLTSALERHLDYEEKELIPVLDGAGPA, from the coding sequence ATGCCGAACGACTTCAATACACCCATCATCGAGGAGTTCCGCGCCAACAACGGCCGCGTCGGCGGCTGGTTCGAAGGCGCCCGACTGCTGCTGCTGACCACGACCGGGGCCCGGTCCGGCCGCCCGCACACCGCGCCCGTGGGCTACCTGCCCGACGGCGGCGACCGCGTCCTCGTCATCGCCTCGGCCGCCGGCTCACCGCGGCACCCCGACTGGTACCTCAATCTGCTCGCCAACCCGGTCGTGACGGTCGAGGACGGGGTCTTCACGTACGAGGCGACGGCGACCGTCCTCACCGGGGAGGAACGAGACCGGCTGTTCGCCCGCGCCGTCGAGGACGACCCGGGCTGGGCCGAGTACCAGGCCAAGACCACCCGGGTCCTGCCGGTGGTCGCCCTCACCGAGATTCCCGGCCCGCCCCGGACGAGCGCCACCTCGGCGGGCGGTGCGCTGACGCTGATCCACGATGCGTTCCGCCGGGAGCTGCGGCTGATCCGCGAGGAGGTCGCGAAGTCGGGCCCCGTGCTCGGCGCACAGTTGCGCGTCAACTGCCTGACCGTGTGCAAGGGCCTGCACAACCACCACACCATGGAGGACACCGCGATGTTCGCGGGCGTCGGCCGGCAGCGGCCCGACCTGGCCCCGGTGCTGGACCGGCTGCGCGTGGAGCACGAGCAGATCGCCGCACTCCTCGCCGAACTCCAGGCGGTCCTCGGCGATGCCGCCCTCGGGCAGGCGGAGCTGCAGGCCCGGGTCGACGACCTCACCTCCGCTCTGGAACGCCACCTCGACTACGAGGAGAAGGAGCTGATTCCCGTCCTCGACGGGGCGGGACCGGCCTGA
- a CDS encoding STAS domain-containing protein has product MTSSSQCFATVPPSPRMTVVSDPVNARLTIALEGDLDCASAPALSARMRMILDRRPVRQVVIDVAGLEFCDIAGARMFLQLRQVVTGTGAAYCLRHPRAHIRWLLHHLDAGHLIEPFGEHG; this is encoded by the coding sequence ATGACCAGCAGCAGCCAATGCTTCGCCACCGTCCCGCCGTCTCCCCGGATGACCGTGGTGTCCGACCCGGTCAACGCCCGGCTGACGATCGCGCTGGAAGGCGACCTCGACTGCGCCTCCGCCCCGGCGCTGTCGGCACGGATGCGGATGATCCTCGACCGCCGCCCGGTCCGGCAGGTCGTCATCGACGTCGCGGGCCTCGAGTTCTGCGACATCGCGGGCGCGCGCATGTTCCTGCAACTGAGGCAGGTGGTCACCGGTACGGGGGCGGCGTACTGCCTACGCCACCCCCGCGCACACATTCGATGGCTCCTGCATCATCTCGACGCCGGGCACCTCATCGAGCCGTTCGGCGAGCACGGCTAG
- a CDS encoding methyl-accepting chemotaxis protein: MTSAAVPAEPIEPAEPTVPEPVEAAERVAPTEATVTSHRRRPRLRLRITPKRLRLPNMPKRLRMPRRFGDLPTGVKILTAVGTAALVALTVGLVGMHALAGVSESAQRIGSRNVAAVKAISEVRAALVQAQVNVANQALAPSPDTKMAFRDAFLADVRAFNDALMAYQGNHPGSNTATVSELQSKWQTYTRLVESDLMSISESQDVEAWTKVRDTQVVPLMSEITAKVDKLVAVETEDATRAAASAQSEYESSRTLSLGLLIGGLVAAVLAGVFVSRSIVRSLARVEEVCNALADGDLTHTSGLTALDEPGRMGRALDLAVARLRETVSTIDGQAVSLAGASEEMSETARQIAESAEETSRQAQVVSSSAEQVSSSVMTVSGGGGEMAASIQEIAVNAAQAAQVAQEAVEAATTTSATMNQLGVSSSEIGDVVKVITQIAGQTNLLALNATIEAARAGEAGKGFAVVAAEVKDLAQETARATEEISRRVQAIQADASGAVTAIETITDVITRISDFQTTIASAVEEQTATTAEMNRSVGEAASGTEDISRTIHGVAASARTTSEGITETRQATAELARMSGELTSLVSRFRY; encoded by the coding sequence GTGACGAGCGCTGCCGTGCCCGCTGAGCCGATTGAGCCTGCCGAGCCCACTGTGCCCGAGCCCGTCGAGGCCGCCGAGCGCGTCGCGCCCACTGAGGCCACCGTGACGTCGCATCGCCGACGCCCGCGGCTCCGCCTCCGGATCACGCCGAAGCGGCTCCGCCTCCCGAACATGCCGAAGCGGCTCCGGATGCCGCGCCGGTTCGGCGACCTGCCCACCGGCGTCAAGATCCTGACCGCCGTGGGTACGGCGGCGCTGGTGGCCCTGACCGTCGGCCTGGTCGGCATGCACGCGCTGGCCGGGGTGAGCGAGTCGGCGCAGCGCATCGGCAGCCGCAACGTCGCGGCGGTGAAAGCCATCAGCGAGGTCCGTGCCGCGCTGGTCCAGGCGCAGGTCAACGTCGCGAACCAGGCGCTGGCTCCCTCCCCGGACACGAAGATGGCGTTCCGGGACGCCTTCCTGGCCGACGTCCGGGCGTTCAACGACGCCCTGATGGCGTACCAGGGGAACCATCCGGGCAGCAACACCGCGACCGTCAGCGAACTGCAGTCGAAGTGGCAGACCTACACCCGCCTGGTGGAATCGGACCTGATGTCGATCAGCGAGAGCCAGGACGTCGAGGCCTGGACGAAGGTCCGGGACACCCAGGTGGTGCCGCTCATGTCCGAGATCACCGCGAAGGTCGACAAGCTCGTCGCCGTGGAGACCGAAGACGCCACGCGGGCCGCCGCGTCGGCGCAGAGTGAGTACGAGTCCAGCCGTACGCTCTCGCTCGGCCTGCTGATCGGCGGCCTCGTCGCCGCCGTCCTCGCCGGGGTGTTCGTCTCCCGCAGCATCGTCCGCTCGCTGGCCCGGGTCGAAGAGGTCTGCAACGCCCTCGCCGACGGGGACCTGACGCACACCAGCGGTCTCACCGCCCTCGACGAGCCCGGCCGCATGGGACGGGCGCTGGACTTGGCCGTCGCCCGGCTGCGGGAGACGGTGTCGACCATCGACGGCCAGGCGGTCTCGCTGGCCGGGGCGTCCGAGGAGATGTCGGAGACCGCCCGGCAGATCGCCGAGTCCGCGGAGGAGACCTCACGTCAGGCGCAGGTCGTCTCGTCGTCGGCGGAGCAGGTGTCCTCCAGCGTGATGACCGTGTCCGGCGGAGGCGGGGAGATGGCCGCCTCGATCCAGGAGATCGCCGTGAACGCCGCGCAGGCGGCGCAGGTGGCGCAGGAGGCGGTCGAGGCGGCGACCACCACCTCGGCCACGATGAACCAGCTCGGCGTGTCGTCCTCCGAGATCGGCGACGTGGTCAAGGTGATCACCCAGATCGCCGGCCAGACCAACCTGCTCGCCCTCAACGCGACCATCGAGGCCGCCCGGGCGGGCGAGGCCGGCAAGGGCTTCGCGGTGGTGGCGGCCGAGGTGAAGGATCTGGCCCAGGAGACGGCCCGGGCCACCGAGGAGATCTCCCGCCGGGTCCAGGCGATCCAGGCCGACGCGAGCGGCGCGGTCACCGCGATCGAGACCATCACCGACGTCATCACCCGCATCAGCGACTTCCAGACCACCATCGCCTCGGCCGTGGAGGAGCAGACCGCGACGACCGCGGAGATGAACCGCAGCGTCGGCGAGGCGGCCTCCGGCACCGAGGACATCTCCCGCACCATCCACGGCGTCGCCGCGTCGGCCCGTACCACCAGCGAGGGCATCACGGAGACCCGTCAGGCCACCGCCGAACTCGCTCGCATGTCGGGCGAACTGACCAGCCTGGTCTCCCGCTTCCGCTACTGA
- a CDS encoding SMP-30/gluconolactonase/LRE family protein codes for MTVPRPPAPWLIRPVKLPATTPPPLTGAWAPADTRLDDVEVLNVPGSHGPEDVVVSLEGHVFSGTEDGRIWRWPPDARPGAVPQQLTDTGGRPLGIEIDPRDGSLVVCDAYRGLLRVTPDGIIADLAHRAGGSRILFCNNAAVARDGVVYFTDSSHRFPVSHWRRDLLEHRPNGRVLAYDPGTDRTDVVAEGFYFPNGVALTPEEDALLLCETVAHRLLRLSLPDGTVRVLGDLPAYPDNMSAVGDGTYWIALASPRVAVAERLLPHPMLRRLAAVLPERLQPQPQPHTIAALVDGEGTVLRTLHGPAGRYVMTTGVRQHGDTLWLGSLTEKAIARTPLS; via the coding sequence ATGACTGTTCCGCGCCCTCCCGCGCCCTGGCTCATCCGGCCCGTGAAGCTCCCGGCCACCACCCCGCCACCGCTGACCGGCGCGTGGGCTCCGGCCGACACCCGGCTCGACGACGTCGAGGTACTGAACGTGCCCGGTAGCCACGGCCCCGAGGACGTCGTGGTCAGCCTGGAAGGGCATGTCTTCTCCGGTACGGAGGACGGCCGCATCTGGCGCTGGCCACCCGACGCGCGTCCCGGCGCGGTGCCGCAGCAGCTCACCGACACCGGCGGCCGCCCGCTCGGCATCGAGATCGACCCCCGCGACGGCAGCCTCGTGGTCTGCGACGCCTATCGGGGCCTGCTGCGCGTGACCCCGGACGGCATCATCGCCGACCTCGCCCACCGAGCCGGCGGCAGCCGCATCCTGTTCTGCAACAACGCGGCGGTGGCCCGCGACGGCGTCGTCTACTTCACCGACAGCTCGCACCGGTTCCCCGTCTCGCACTGGCGGCGGGACCTGCTGGAGCACCGCCCCAACGGGCGGGTACTGGCCTACGACCCGGGCACAGACCGCACCGACGTGGTGGCCGAGGGCTTCTACTTCCCGAACGGGGTGGCGCTCACCCCGGAGGAGGACGCGCTGCTGCTCTGCGAGACGGTGGCCCACCGGCTGCTGCGGTTGTCGCTGCCGGACGGCACCGTACGGGTGCTGGGCGATCTGCCGGCGTACCCGGACAACATGTCGGCGGTCGGCGACGGCACCTACTGGATCGCCCTCGCAAGCCCGCGGGTGGCCGTGGCCGAGCGGCTCCTGCCGCATCCGATGCTGCGCCGCCTGGCGGCCGTGCTGCCCGAGCGGCTACAGCCGCAGCCGCAGCCGCACACCATCGCCGCTCTGGTCGACGGCGAGGGCACCGTGCTGCGGACCTTGCACGGCCCGGCCGGCCGGTACGTGATGACGACCGGGGTGCGCCAGCACGGCGACACGTTGTGGCTCGGCAGCCTCACCGAGAAGGCGATCGCCCGGACGCCTCTGTCCTGA
- a CDS encoding RNA ligase RtcB family protein, whose translation MSQQEPLPQSTRATVTVFASPSSWIESGAVAQCHQVAALDGMIHVAGMPDLHPGKGAPIGAAMASTVLYPFLVGSDIGCGVAVFPIRLKRAVPEKLAARFPDLDRTPEPGDPAWAAVPDDIPAGYLEGLGTVGRGNHFAELARVDAVLAQEHADRLGLALGDLVLIVHSGSRGLGERILRAHTEVHGAGPAPDPAAYLARHDEAVRWGSLNRRLMAARIAHALGAEPTAPIVDECHNSVEIRDGVYLHRKGAARGDGRDVLIAGTRGTHSYLVATHAGPEAGHSVAHGAGRKMSRADALRRGKAKHTVEELRRTPVGSVVVCGDRQLLFEEAPTAYKRIEQVVTDLTDHDLATPVATTVPLVTYKTAAPASRDHRRDRRPAGRR comes from the coding sequence TTGTCTCAGCAGGAGCCCCTGCCGCAGTCCACCCGCGCCACGGTCACCGTGTTCGCCTCCCCGTCGAGCTGGATCGAGTCCGGCGCCGTGGCGCAGTGCCACCAGGTGGCCGCCCTCGACGGCATGATCCACGTCGCCGGGATGCCCGACCTGCATCCCGGTAAGGGCGCACCGATCGGCGCCGCCATGGCCTCGACCGTGTTGTACCCGTTCCTGGTCGGCTCCGACATCGGGTGCGGCGTCGCGGTGTTCCCGATCAGGCTCAAGCGCGCCGTACCCGAGAAGCTCGCGGCCCGCTTCCCGGACCTCGACCGCACGCCGGAGCCCGGCGACCCGGCCTGGGCGGCGGTGCCCGACGACATCCCGGCGGGGTACCTGGAGGGCCTGGGCACGGTCGGCCGCGGCAATCACTTCGCCGAGCTGGCCCGCGTCGACGCCGTCCTCGCGCAGGAGCACGCCGACCGCCTCGGGCTTGCCCTCGGTGACCTCGTCCTCATCGTGCACAGCGGCTCCCGCGGCCTGGGCGAACGGATCCTGCGCGCCCACACCGAAGTCCACGGCGCGGGTCCGGCCCCCGATCCGGCCGCCTACCTGGCGCGTCACGACGAGGCCGTGCGCTGGGGATCGCTCAACCGGCGGCTGATGGCGGCCCGGATAGCCCACGCCCTGGGCGCCGAGCCCACCGCGCCGATCGTCGACGAGTGCCACAACTCGGTCGAGATCCGCGACGGCGTCTATCTGCACCGTAAGGGAGCCGCCCGGGGCGACGGCCGCGACGTGCTCATCGCCGGCACCCGCGGCACGCACTCGTACCTCGTGGCGACGCACGCGGGCCCGGAAGCGGGCCACTCCGTCGCGCACGGCGCCGGTCGCAAGATGTCCCGGGCGGACGCCCTGCGGCGGGGCAAGGCCAAGCACACCGTCGAGGAGCTCCGCCGCACCCCGGTCGGTTCCGTGGTGGTCTGCGGCGATCGACAGCTCTTGTTCGAGGAGGCGCCGACGGCGTACAAGCGCATCGAGCAGGTCGTCACCGACCTCACGGATCACGACCTGGCCACCCCGGTGGCCACGACCGTCCCGCTGGTCACGTACAAGACGGCTGCCCCGGCGTCCCGCGACCACCGGCGCGACCGCCGTCCGGCCGGGCGGCGCTAG
- a CDS encoding IS630 family transposase has product MARTGRPTAPLVLTDEERATLTRWSRRAKSSQALAVRSRIILACAEGAANTDVATALGVHLSTAGKWRRRFLAERLDGLIDEQRPGRPPSIALDKVEEVVVATLEQTPRNATHWSRASMAEKSGLSKSTIGRIWRDFGLKPHRAETFKLSTDPQFIEKVVDVVGLYHHPPERAVVLCVDEKSQIQALNRSQPVLPMMPGMPERRTHDYHRNGITSLFAAFDTADGTVISELHRQHRATEFKQFLITIDKTVPADLDVHLICDNYGTHKTPAIRAWLTKHPRFHMHFTPTGSSWINQVERWFGFLADQKIRRGTHNSVQALEADIRSWIADWNSNPRPFIWTKTAEEILESLARFCRRISGAAH; this is encoded by the coding sequence ATGGCACGTACCGGGCGCCCGACTGCACCGCTGGTGTTGACCGATGAGGAACGCGCGACGTTGACCCGGTGGTCGCGTCGGGCGAAGTCTTCGCAGGCCCTCGCTGTGCGATCGAGGATCATCCTGGCGTGCGCCGAAGGTGCCGCGAACACTGATGTAGCAACGGCTCTGGGCGTACACCTGTCCACTGCGGGTAAGTGGCGGCGGCGGTTCCTGGCCGAACGTCTCGACGGTTTGATCGATGAACAACGTCCGGGCCGGCCGCCGTCGATCGCCCTGGACAAGGTCGAAGAAGTCGTCGTCGCCACCCTGGAACAGACACCGCGTAACGCCACTCACTGGTCACGCGCGTCGATGGCGGAGAAGTCCGGGCTGTCGAAGTCGACGATCGGCCGGATCTGGCGCGACTTCGGCCTCAAGCCGCACCGGGCTGAGACGTTCAAACTGTCCACCGACCCGCAGTTCATCGAGAAAGTCGTCGACGTCGTCGGCCTCTACCATCATCCGCCCGAACGAGCCGTGGTGCTGTGCGTGGACGAGAAGTCCCAGATCCAGGCCCTCAACCGCTCCCAGCCGGTCCTGCCGATGATGCCCGGCATGCCCGAACGCCGCACCCACGACTACCACCGCAACGGCATCACCAGCCTGTTCGCCGCGTTCGACACCGCCGACGGCACCGTCATCAGCGAACTGCACCGCCAGCACCGCGCGACCGAGTTCAAACAGTTCCTGATCACCATCGACAAGACCGTCCCGGCCGACCTGGACGTGCACCTGATCTGCGACAACTACGGCACCCACAAAACCCCCGCCATCCGGGCCTGGCTGACGAAACATCCCCGCTTCCACATGCACTTCACCCCGACCGGCTCGTCCTGGATCAACCAGGTCGAACGCTGGTTCGGCTTCCTCGCCGACCAGAAGATCCGCCGCGGCACCCACAACAGCGTCCAGGCCCTGGAAGCCGACATCCGGTCCTGGATCGCCGACTGGAACAGCAATCCGCGACCGTTCATCTGGACCAAGACCGCCGAAGAGATCCTCGAATCACTCGCCCGATTTTGTAGGCGAATTTCCGGCGCAGCACACTAG
- a CDS encoding SSI family serine proteinase inhibitor, producing the protein MNTLARGALSLLAACAMGTGVLAATAAPAVAAPAAASSTLALMVHDQTGAEPRMALLTCQPAGGAHPQAAGACTAVATVNGHLGVLDLNPNGACTREYQPVTASALGYWEGRPVRYSETFSNRCEMLRQTGPIFDF; encoded by the coding sequence ATGAACACCCTCGCGCGCGGCGCCCTCAGCCTGCTCGCCGCCTGCGCCATGGGCACCGGCGTCCTCGCCGCGACCGCGGCGCCCGCCGTGGCGGCGCCCGCCGCCGCATCGTCCACCCTGGCGCTGATGGTGCACGACCAGACCGGCGCGGAGCCGCGGATGGCGCTGCTCACCTGCCAGCCGGCCGGGGGCGCGCACCCACAGGCCGCGGGCGCGTGCACCGCCGTCGCGACCGTCAACGGTCACCTCGGCGTGCTCGACCTGAACCCCAACGGCGCGTGCACCCGCGAATACCAGCCGGTCACCGCGAGCGCCCTCGGCTACTGGGAGGGGCGCCCGGTCCGCTACAGCGAGACCTTCTCGAACCGCTGCGAGATGCTGCGCCAGACGGGCCCGATCTTCGACTTCTGA
- a CDS encoding ATP-binding protein has product MLTVSADIETETVVMAVHGNWDRRLGAEAHRILNKCMSEHPGTLIVDLQGMYDPHAASLTAWLTACRVGQAMDPSVRVLVCVSTDTVLADRLRRIGAPRYLPVCENVDQAWADATGPPSLACRRRLVLPPEVEAAGAARALITEVCTAWEKPTLLHRGRLVISEMVANAALHARTPMTVLISRRGAGIHLVVADGDPRLPRPPAPRATPAHLPLPEDLPTEPSGGRGLQLVDAAATVWGSLPTRDGKMVWATLYPWARRR; this is encoded by the coding sequence ATGCTGACCGTCAGCGCGGACATCGAGACCGAGACGGTGGTCATGGCCGTACACGGAAACTGGGACCGGCGCCTCGGCGCAGAGGCGCATCGCATTCTCAACAAGTGCATGAGCGAGCATCCCGGCACGCTCATCGTGGATCTGCAAGGCATGTACGACCCGCACGCCGCCAGCCTCACCGCCTGGCTCACCGCCTGCCGCGTCGGCCAGGCGATGGACCCGTCGGTACGGGTCCTGGTGTGCGTATCGACCGACACCGTGCTCGCGGACCGGCTGCGCCGCATCGGTGCTCCCCGGTACCTGCCGGTGTGCGAGAACGTGGACCAGGCGTGGGCGGACGCGACCGGACCTCCGTCGCTGGCCTGCCGCCGCAGGCTGGTCCTGCCCCCGGAGGTCGAGGCCGCCGGGGCCGCCCGTGCCCTGATCACCGAGGTGTGTACGGCGTGGGAGAAGCCGACGCTGCTGCACCGCGGCCGGCTGGTGATCTCCGAGATGGTCGCCAACGCCGCGCTGCACGCCCGTACGCCGATGACCGTGCTGATCTCCCGCCGCGGCGCCGGCATCCATCTGGTGGTGGCCGACGGCGATCCGCGCCTGCCCCGGCCACCTGCGCCGCGCGCCACTCCGGCGCACCTCCCCCTGCCCGAGGACCTGCCGACCGAGCCGTCGGGCGGCCGCGGCCTGCAGCTCGTCGATGCGGCCGCCACCGTGTGGGGCTCCCTGCCCACCCGCGACGGCAAGATGGTCTGGGCCACCCTCTACCCCTGGGCACGCCGCAGATGA